A portion of the Kazachstania africana CBS 2517 chromosome 2, complete genome genome contains these proteins:
- the KAFR0B03830 gene encoding uncharacterized protein (similar to Saccharomyces cerevisiae YMR253C; ancestral locus Anc_8.804) yields MFKLQESEGQQMKSNQDDIDDSLFKIEDEPTSEIFYGEEDRITILRDKINSKIKSNIGIVFLAIAQFFNSTMIVSTKVLETGESKIKPLQVLVVRMVITYLGCLIYMYLHRDTIKNIPFGDPPVRKWLLLRGMTGFFGVFGMYYSLQHLSISNAILITFLAPSLTIVLAAMFLHERINLWEIAGSLTSLFGVILIIRPPFLFGQTEGGANEKAESSNPEERLVGSMIGLLGTLGISCVYIIIRRIGKRAHAIMNVAYFSLVTAVISLFGIIFIPSMSFQIPQTLTEWLLFSNLGFCGFFYQLILTIGIQKERAGRGSLLTYTQLIYALFWDLVLYHFWPSIWSWSGMFLIIGSTLVVLKFKSSPDVEEDEDGTKKPTENVLLQDMTSEH; encoded by the coding sequence ATGTTTAAACTTCAAGAATCAGAGGGGCAACAAATGAAGTCTAACCAAGATGATATCGACGACAGTCTGTTTAAGATAGAAGATGAGCCTACCagtgaaatattttatgGTGAGGAGGATAGAATAACTATATTAAGAGACAAGATAAATTCGAAAATCAAATCGAACATTGGTATAGTATTTCTGGCGATAGCTCAGTTTTTTAATTCAACAATGATTGTTTCTACAAAAGTTTTGGAAACAGGTGAAAGCAAGATCAAGCCATTACAGGTTTTAGTTGTTAGAATGGTGATAACTTACCTTGGATGCTTAATCTACATGTACCTACATCGTGATACTATCAAGAATATTCCCTTTGGAGATCCACCAGTTAGAAAGTGGTTACTGTTAAGAGGAATGACCGGTTTCTTTGGGGTTTTTGGCATGTACTATAGTCTGCAGCATCTAAGTATATCCAATGCTATTTTAATAACATTTTTAGCTCCAAGTTTAACAATCGTTTTAGCAGCTATGTTTTTGCATGAGAGGATAAATCTCTGGGAAATAGCAGGATCTTTAACCTCCCTTTTCGGTGTCATCCTTATTATCAGGCCACCATTCTTATTTGGTCAAACTGAAGGAGGTGCTAACGAAAAGGCAGAATCTTCCAATCCTGAGGAAAGATTGGTTGGATCAATGATTGGCTTGCTTGGCACTCTAGGTATCAGTTGTGTgtatatcatcatcaggCGTATTGGTAAAAGAGCGCATGCCATTATGAACGTggcatatttttctttagtGACAGCCgtcatttcattatttggcATAATTTTTATTCCATCAAtgtcatttcaaattcCTCAAACACTGACAGAATGGCTATTATTCTCTAATTTGGGGTTCTGTGGATTTTTTTACCAACTAATCTTGACTATTGGCATCCAAAAAGAGAGAGCAGGAAGGGGTTCATTGTTAACCTATACGCAGTTAATATATGCTCTCTTTTGGGATCTAGTTCTTTACCACTTTTGGCCATCCATCTGGTCCTGGTCTGGAATGTTTCTTATTATAGGAAGTACTTTGGTCGTACTAAAATTCAAATCCTCGCCTGATgtggaagaagatgaagatggtACGAAGAAGCCAACTGAAAACGTTCTATTACAAGATATGACTTCAGAACACTAA